The Geotalea uraniireducens Rf4 genome window below encodes:
- a CDS encoding ATP-binding cassette domain-containing protein, which translates to MMTEIIKAESLSFDTLLEETSFTVESGSTSIVVTAKEEVDACLVRLLLGFIRPASGRLFLFDTDISTFTDRELSAVRQRIGLIYASGGLVSNLKVWENVVLPLAYSNKFSREQIEQMGLAVLNRLGYSGKLMALPGHIPLFQKRLAGLARTMLMDPDLVIYESPLTGLNYNERNQFLRIAREFHLEKPGRTSLFLSSTPEIVPLLEDARVITFTQRQSS; encoded by the coding sequence ATGATGACAGAAATTATAAAAGCCGAAAGCCTTAGTTTTGATACGCTCCTGGAAGAAACATCCTTCACGGTTGAAAGCGGCTCTACCTCCATTGTTGTGACGGCCAAAGAGGAAGTAGATGCCTGCCTGGTCAGACTGCTGCTCGGCTTTATCAGACCTGCAAGCGGAAGGCTGTTCCTGTTCGACACCGACATCTCGACCTTTACCGACCGGGAATTATCCGCCGTACGACAGCGGATTGGCCTGATATACGCTTCCGGCGGACTGGTTTCAAACTTGAAGGTGTGGGAAAATGTCGTCCTGCCGCTCGCTTATTCAAACAAGTTCAGCCGTGAGCAGATTGAGCAGATGGGGCTGGCTGTCCTGAACCGACTCGGCTACAGCGGAAAACTGATGGCGTTACCGGGTCACATACCCCTTTTCCAGAAAAGATTGGCCGGCCTTGCCAGGACAATGCTCATGGATCCCGATCTGGTGATCTACGAATCGCCGCTGACAGGGCTTAACTATAATGAAAGAAACCAATTTCTCAGGATTGCCCGAGAGTTCCACCTTGAAAAACCTGGAAGAACATCCCTGTTCCTTTCTTCAACCCCGGAGATCGTCCCACTGTTGGAAGACGCAAGAGTAATCACCTTCACCCAGAGGCAGTCATCATGA
- a CDS encoding ABC transporter permease, which translates to MITALGRWIIYRILDLSDLVDIILQACINIPATIRYGRRPVFTVFMKQVYFTGLEALKVIVVISLTIGVVIITQIISLVGAGNEILTGKVLIWVVIRELGPLLTAIVVIARSGTAIATELGYMKINNEIESIESLGIPAGQYLIMPRIFGVTTAVMILTIYFEIASIFGGFIVASIGWHVPFDRFSEGVFTSLTLKELGRSVAKSFFFGLFLSAACCKQGLGVGKSATQIPQAATKGVMQSLFLVFLLDGIITVVSLL; encoded by the coding sequence ATGATAACAGCACTCGGGCGTTGGATAATCTATCGTATCCTGGACCTGTCGGATCTGGTTGACATCATCCTTCAAGCCTGCATAAATATTCCGGCAACAATACGTTACGGCCGTCGCCCCGTTTTCACGGTTTTCATGAAGCAGGTCTACTTTACCGGTCTTGAGGCGCTCAAGGTAATCGTTGTAATATCTCTCACCATCGGCGTTGTCATCATCACCCAGATCATAAGCCTGGTGGGCGCCGGCAACGAAATCCTTACCGGCAAAGTCCTGATCTGGGTCGTTATCAGGGAACTCGGGCCCCTGTTGACCGCCATTGTCGTCATTGCCAGAAGCGGCACGGCAATTGCCACGGAACTCGGTTACATGAAAATCAACAACGAGATCGAAAGCATCGAGTCCCTCGGCATCCCTGCCGGCCAATACCTGATAATGCCGCGGATATTCGGTGTGACCACGGCCGTCATGATTCTCACCATCTACTTTGAAATAGCGTCTATTTTCGGTGGATTTATAGTCGCTTCCATCGGCTGGCACGTACCGTTCGATCGATTCTCCGAGGGTGTATTTACGAGCTTGACCTTGAAGGAACTGGGGAGGTCTGTTGCCAAAAGTTTCTTCTTCGGCCTGTTTCTTTCCGCAGCATGCTGCAAACAGGGACTCGGTGTCGGCAAGAGTGCAACCCAGATCCCGCAGGCTGCAACCAAAGGGGTAATGCAGAGCCTGTTTCTCGTATTCTTGCTCGATGGTATAATAACGGTAGTTTCCTTGTTATGA
- a CDS encoding 3',5'-cyclic-nucleotide phosphodiesterase: MKLRVLGCAGAEFPNFRPSAFLIDDSLMLDGGTIGSVLSEEEQWAIKYIFVTHAHLDHIRDIPLLADNIVIKKLCNNVKIAGIKEVLEAISSHLLNNVIWPDFSKIPTTESPIITYWQIEPEKEIQIDGYSITAIRVDHSVPAVGYLVRRNGKSILYTGDTGPTDRIWEWADDLSALIVEVSFPNEMEEMALLTRHLTSSLLAEELKKIKKLPPHILVTHPKPQYYAKIAAELRELGIAQIELLKDGAVYDF, from the coding sequence ATGAAATTGCGCGTACTGGGATGTGCCGGGGCAGAATTTCCCAACTTCCGCCCATCCGCCTTCCTTATCGACGACTCACTCATGCTGGATGGCGGAACAATCGGCTCGGTGCTCTCAGAAGAAGAGCAATGGGCGATCAAATATATTTTCGTGACCCACGCCCATCTCGATCATATCCGGGATATTCCTCTCCTCGCCGACAACATCGTTATCAAAAAACTATGCAACAATGTCAAAATAGCCGGCATCAAAGAAGTACTTGAAGCAATCAGTTCCCACCTTTTGAATAACGTAATCTGGCCCGACTTCAGCAAAATACCGACCACAGAATCACCCATTATAACCTATTGGCAAATCGAACCGGAAAAGGAAATTCAAATAGACGGGTACTCAATTACCGCAATACGGGTAGACCATTCCGTACCGGCAGTAGGATATTTGGTCCGCAGAAACGGCAAGTCAATTCTCTACACCGGCGACACCGGACCAACCGACCGGATCTGGGAATGGGCCGACGACCTGTCTGCGCTGATCGTCGAGGTGTCTTTTCCCAACGAAATGGAAGAAATGGCCCTTCTGACCCGCCATTTAACATCCTCGCTCCTTGCCGAAGAACTGAAAAAAATAAAGAAGCTGCCGCCACACATACTGGTCACCCACCCTAAACCCCAGTATTACGCCAAGATCGCTGCTGAGCTGCGGGAGCTCGGCATTGCACAGATCGAATTGCTCAAGGACGGCGCTGTCTATGACTTTTAA
- the rimP gene encoding ribosome maturation factor RimP, whose translation MAKVDVISRVTVLAEQVISSLGMELVDLEYKREGREMVLRLFVDKEGGVNLDDCASVSRELSEVLDVEDVISEHYSLEVSSPGIDRPLKKVEDFQRFKGRLVKIRTFEPLPDDAGNKRKTFLGELKGIENGVVLVALKEGQNAAIPFEKVAKANLEFEF comes from the coding sequence ATGGCAAAAGTTGATGTAATATCGCGGGTAACAGTTCTTGCCGAACAGGTGATTTCTTCGCTCGGTATGGAGCTCGTTGACTTGGAATACAAGCGCGAAGGAAGGGAAATGGTTCTGCGCCTCTTTGTTGATAAAGAGGGTGGGGTAAACCTTGATGACTGCGCATCTGTCAGCAGGGAGTTGTCGGAAGTTCTGGATGTGGAGGATGTCATCTCCGAGCATTATAGTCTGGAAGTTTCCTCCCCCGGGATTGATCGACCATTAAAAAAAGTCGAGGATTTCCAGCGATTCAAAGGGCGGTTGGTGAAGATCAGGACTTTTGAGCCTTTGCCGGATGATGCGGGCAACAAGCGAAAGACGTTTCTCGGCGAATTGAAGGGGATTGAAAACGGGGTGGTACTGGTAGCCCTCAAGGAAGGGCAGAATGCGGCCATTCCCTTTGAGAAGGTAGCAAAGGCTAACCTGGAGTTTGAGTTTTAA
- the nusA gene encoding transcription termination factor NusA gives METNFNLKHTIDQIVKEKGIDKDVVLEALEQAVLTAANKKFRNTRDLEAHYNPEIGEVELFEFVTVVEEVQDSYKEIDLDEAREIDPDVEVGDSLGMKMDASGFSRIAAQTAKQVIIQKVREAERETIFNEFQERHGEVINGVVRRFEKGDLVVDLGRAEALLPHKEQAPREVYRQGDRVKALITEIRMTTKGPQILLSRTHPMMLAKLFEAEVPEIAEGIVEIKSVVREPGSRAKIAVYSHDSDVDPVGACVGMRGSRVQNVVSELRGEKIDIIPWSEDVARFACNALAPAVVSKVYVDEDNRSMEIVVADDQLSLAIGKRGQNVRLAAKLTGWRIDIKSETRVAEAELLQFASFDGTEEEETIEETSEPAAAVETEELNEE, from the coding sequence GTGGAAACGAACTTCAACCTCAAGCATACTATCGATCAGATTGTAAAGGAAAAGGGGATTGATAAGGATGTGGTGTTGGAAGCTCTTGAGCAGGCTGTTCTTACTGCCGCCAACAAAAAATTCCGCAACACCCGCGATCTTGAAGCCCACTACAACCCTGAGATCGGTGAGGTTGAACTGTTTGAGTTTGTGACCGTTGTTGAAGAGGTGCAGGATTCCTACAAGGAAATAGACCTGGATGAAGCGCGCGAAATAGATCCTGACGTGGAAGTAGGTGACTCGCTGGGGATGAAGATGGACGCAAGCGGTTTCAGCCGCATTGCTGCCCAGACCGCCAAGCAGGTGATTATCCAGAAGGTGCGTGAAGCGGAGCGTGAAACCATCTTCAATGAGTTTCAGGAGCGACATGGTGAGGTAATAAACGGGGTTGTGCGGCGTTTTGAAAAGGGTGACCTGGTGGTTGACTTGGGGCGTGCAGAGGCGCTTCTTCCTCATAAGGAGCAGGCTCCGCGTGAGGTTTATCGTCAGGGAGATCGCGTCAAGGCCCTTATCACCGAGATACGCATGACTACCAAGGGACCACAGATACTGCTGTCGCGGACCCATCCGATGATGCTGGCCAAGTTGTTCGAGGCTGAGGTGCCGGAAATTGCCGAAGGAATCGTCGAGATCAAAAGTGTTGTCAGGGAGCCGGGGAGTCGGGCTAAGATAGCGGTCTATTCCCATGATTCAGATGTGGACCCGGTCGGTGCCTGCGTCGGTATGCGCGGCAGCAGGGTGCAGAATGTGGTTTCAGAGCTCAGGGGCGAAAAAATCGATATTATTCCCTGGTCCGAAGACGTTGCCAGGTTTGCCTGTAATGCACTGGCTCCTGCAGTGGTTTCGAAGGTATACGTAGATGAAGACAATCGTTCCATGGAAATTGTTGTGGCTGATGACCAGCTTTCGCTCGCAATCGGCAAGCGTGGTCAGAACGTCCGCCTTGCAGCGAAGTTGACCGGCTGGAGGATCGATATCAAGAGCGAAACCCGTGTAGCTGAAGCCGAACTGTTGCAATTCGCCTCCTTTGACGGTACAGAGGAAGAAGAGACGATTGAGGAGACATCAGAGCCGGCTGCTGCTGTTGAAACAGAAGAGCTGAACGAAGAGTAA
- a CDS encoding DUF448 domain-containing protein, whose protein sequence is MSGNGPQRSCIYCRTVRNKQELLRFVLSPDRVLVPDLQDKLPGRGAYTCMNIFCLRGAADKKQFSRAFKGEVREADATGLVSGIETRIKDRIASYISLANKAGKVVSGTDMVLEAMKRRSLGILFVASDISDDIGLKVKDHAVRAGVEYISIFDKDRLGALIGKGLRSVVAVEEGGFIRSLKQEMEKYRNFFEEGRE, encoded by the coding sequence ATGTCTGGAAATGGGCCTCAGAGAAGCTGCATCTACTGCCGTACGGTAAGAAACAAGCAGGAGTTGCTGCGCTTCGTTCTGTCTCCTGATCGCGTTCTGGTTCCGGATCTGCAAGATAAGCTTCCTGGACGCGGAGCATATACCTGCATGAATATATTTTGTCTCAGGGGTGCAGCTGATAAAAAACAGTTTAGCCGGGCGTTTAAAGGCGAAGTCCGGGAAGCCGATGCCACAGGGCTTGTAAGTGGTATTGAGACCAGGATCAAGGATAGGATCGCCTCTTATATATCCCTTGCAAACAAGGCGGGAAAAGTCGTTTCAGGCACCGACATGGTGCTGGAGGCCATGAAACGTCGCAGCCTCGGGATATTGTTTGTTGCCTCCGATATATCTGACGACATTGGATTGAAAGTTAAGGACCATGCAGTACGGGCCGGTGTAGAGTATATATCCATATTTGATAAGGACCGTCTCGGCGCGCTTATCGGTAAGGGATTACGAAGTGTTGTGGCAGTTGAGGAGGGCGGATTCATTCGCTCGCTTAAGCAGGAGATGGAAAAGTACAGGAACTTCTTTGAGGAGGGACGAGAGTAG
- the infB gene encoding translation initiation factor IF-2 — protein MSKTRVYELAQQMGIENKELMSRLKAIGVEVSNHMAAIDDADIKKLTAPATVKEVSQEEVRVKPTLIRRRAKVVETVAEEAPEEVAVEAPPVKVVEAEIEKPEPVVVAAVEVAKPAPEEVVKVERVEEPQPEKPTANRARILGRMEIPGLKPKERPPVQREAQRPAVAPSRAPERPAAKPGTERPASQRYPDRPAPPRGTERPSTSRVPERVTPIVPLAVPPVGEERRKGRKGKEVAAGNGKKGAAGVVVPKRKEEFKKTDLLEKHERIFEPGPRGKGKKRHVEKVSVGKKTEITVPKAIKRIIKISETITVGELAKRMGIKATDLIRALMKMGVMATINHPLDVDTATLLATEFGYEIENVALDIDEILESAPDALESLVKRPPVVTIMGHVDHGKTSLLDAIREANVIAGEAGGITQHIGAYDVELNGRKITFLDTPGHEAFTAMRARGAKVTDIVILVVAADDGVMPQTREAVNHSKAAGVPIIVAVNKIDKPEAKPERVKQELMELGLVSEEWGGDTIFVEVSAKKRINLPSLLEMVLLQADVLELKANPEKAARGTIVEAKLDKGRGPVATVLVQEGTLKVGDYFVAGVHFGRVRAMQNDRGDKVLSAGPSMPAEVIGFTGVPDAGDVFVALADEKQAKEIASLRQQKLRETELAKHTKLSLEQLYEKIQMGEVKDLNVIVKGDVQGSVEAVAESLRKLSTDAIRLNVIHASVGAITETDVNLATASNAIILGFNVRPEVKAQALAEKEGVDVRLYNIIYDAVDDIKKAMEGLLEPTLREKFLGRAEIRETFSVPKHGTVAGSYVLDGKMVRNAQVRLLRDNVVVYEGKMASLRRFKDDVKDVATGYECGISLENYNDIKVGDIIEAFEIEKIATKL, from the coding sequence ATGAGTAAAACCCGTGTATATGAGCTGGCACAGCAGATGGGCATCGAAAATAAAGAGCTTATGTCAAGATTAAAGGCCATAGGTGTGGAAGTAAGTAATCATATGGCTGCTATTGATGATGCTGACATTAAAAAGCTGACTGCGCCGGCGACGGTCAAAGAAGTCTCTCAGGAAGAAGTGCGTGTTAAACCGACCCTGATCCGCCGTCGTGCCAAGGTTGTCGAAACCGTGGCTGAGGAGGCTCCTGAAGAGGTGGCGGTTGAAGCGCCTCCGGTCAAAGTAGTTGAAGCCGAGATTGAGAAACCTGAGCCGGTTGTAGTAGCAGCGGTAGAGGTTGCCAAACCTGCTCCGGAGGAAGTGGTGAAAGTTGAGCGTGTGGAAGAACCTCAACCTGAAAAACCGACCGCAAACAGGGCAAGAATCCTCGGCAGGATGGAAATCCCCGGCTTGAAACCGAAGGAAAGACCGCCGGTTCAGCGTGAAGCTCAACGCCCTGCTGTTGCGCCATCGCGCGCTCCTGAACGGCCGGCTGCAAAACCTGGTACGGAGAGACCTGCCTCACAGCGTTATCCTGACAGACCTGCGCCACCACGCGGTACTGAAAGGCCGTCTACATCACGCGTGCCTGAGCGTGTAACGCCGATTGTCCCGCTTGCAGTTCCTCCAGTGGGTGAAGAACGTCGAAAAGGGCGCAAGGGTAAAGAAGTTGCTGCCGGAAATGGAAAAAAGGGTGCGGCCGGTGTCGTCGTACCCAAGAGAAAAGAGGAATTCAAAAAGACCGATTTGCTTGAGAAGCATGAGCGGATTTTTGAACCCGGTCCGCGCGGCAAAGGTAAAAAACGGCATGTGGAGAAGGTTTCCGTCGGCAAGAAGACGGAGATAACCGTTCCAAAAGCCATTAAAAGGATTATCAAGATATCTGAAACCATAACAGTCGGCGAGCTGGCCAAACGAATGGGGATAAAGGCCACTGACCTTATTCGCGCCCTGATGAAAATGGGGGTCATGGCCACCATCAATCATCCGCTTGATGTGGATACGGCTACACTTCTCGCAACAGAGTTCGGTTATGAAATTGAAAACGTCGCTCTCGACATCGATGAAATTCTTGAGTCAGCGCCCGATGCGCTGGAGAGCCTGGTGAAGAGACCCCCTGTCGTAACTATCATGGGTCACGTTGACCATGGTAAAACCTCACTTCTCGATGCCATCAGGGAAGCAAACGTTATTGCCGGCGAGGCGGGCGGCATTACCCAGCACATAGGCGCTTACGATGTGGAGCTGAACGGGCGGAAGATTACCTTTCTCGATACTCCCGGTCACGAAGCTTTTACCGCAATGCGCGCCAGGGGCGCCAAGGTTACGGACATCGTCATCCTTGTGGTTGCGGCTGACGACGGCGTTATGCCGCAAACTCGAGAGGCGGTCAATCACTCCAAAGCTGCCGGCGTGCCGATTATTGTCGCAGTGAACAAAATCGACAAGCCTGAGGCCAAGCCCGAACGAGTCAAGCAGGAATTGATGGAGCTCGGCCTCGTTTCGGAAGAGTGGGGCGGCGATACAATTTTCGTTGAGGTTTCTGCCAAGAAACGGATCAACCTCCCTTCGCTTTTGGAAATGGTATTGCTTCAGGCTGATGTACTTGAGCTTAAGGCCAATCCGGAAAAGGCGGCTCGCGGGACAATCGTCGAGGCAAAACTCGATAAGGGTCGCGGTCCCGTTGCAACGGTACTGGTTCAAGAGGGAACCCTCAAGGTCGGAGATTATTTCGTTGCCGGTGTTCATTTCGGCAGGGTACGTGCGATGCAGAATGATCGCGGCGATAAGGTGCTCTCCGCAGGACCTTCCATGCCTGCCGAGGTTATCGGTTTTACCGGCGTGCCGGATGCCGGTGATGTCTTTGTAGCCCTTGCCGATGAAAAACAGGCCAAGGAAATTGCCAGCCTGCGCCAACAGAAACTGCGTGAAACCGAACTGGCGAAGCACACCAAGCTTTCACTCGAACAGCTTTACGAAAAGATCCAGATGGGAGAAGTCAAGGATCTCAATGTTATTGTCAAGGGTGACGTGCAAGGGTCCGTGGAGGCCGTTGCCGAGTCTTTGCGCAAGCTTTCCACCGATGCTATCCGCTTGAACGTTATTCATGCCTCAGTCGGCGCCATTACAGAAACCGATGTCAATCTGGCCACAGCCAGTAATGCTATCATACTCGGCTTTAACGTCCGGCCAGAGGTTAAGGCGCAGGCGCTTGCCGAAAAAGAAGGGGTTGATGTTCGCCTCTACAACATCATCTACGATGCTGTCGATGATATTAAAAAGGCCATGGAAGGCCTGTTGGAGCCGACTCTCCGGGAGAAATTCCTCGGTCGTGCCGAAATTCGTGAAACGTTTTCCGTGCCCAAGCACGGGACGGTGGCTGGTTCCTATGTGCTTGACGGTAAGATGGTCAGAAACGCGCAAGTCCGCTTGTTGCGTGACAACGTAGTTGTCTACGAAGGGAAAATGGCCAGTCTGCGCCGCTTCAAGGATGACGTTAAGGATGTGGCGACTGGTTACGAATGTGGTATCTCTCTGGAGAATTACAACGACATCAAGGTCGGCGATATTATCGAGGCGTTTGAAATAGAAAAAATAGCCACCAAGCTTTAA
- a CDS encoding ribosome-binding factor A, whose amino-acid sequence MFKRSEKVAEAVHELISELLVKGLKDPRIGFVTITGVKVTDDMHLATVYFTVIGSDAEKKATEQGLNSARGFIRKEMGKSLRMRYVPDIVFKYDVSVDYGYRIESILKEISSSEQSDDKQDS is encoded by the coding sequence TTGTTTAAGCGTTCTGAAAAAGTTGCCGAGGCGGTTCATGAGCTCATATCCGAGCTGCTCGTCAAAGGGCTGAAAGATCCTAGAATTGGTTTTGTCACCATTACCGGCGTCAAAGTTACAGATGACATGCACCTTGCAACCGTCTATTTCACAGTAATAGGCAGCGATGCGGAAAAAAAGGCGACAGAGCAGGGACTGAACAGCGCTAGAGGGTTTATCCGCAAGGAAATGGGGAAAAGCCTTAGAATGCGCTATGTCCCCGATATTGTTTTCAAGTACGATGTATCCGTTGATTATGGTTATCGTATTGAATCTATCTTGAAAGAAATCAGCTCGTCGGAACAAAGTGATGATAAACAGGATTCTTGA
- a CDS encoding DHH family phosphoesterase, protein MINRILEEVAAHGSFLITTHESPDGDAVGSSLALANYLKGQGKDVTVYLCDQVPDIYMFLPLADTVVHTLPERAFDICFVLDVGEFRRAGKEISNFRGIGKFINIDHHPDCEQFGAINYLDSQACATGALIYRIIKAAGHDVDYETALCIYTAVITDTGSFRYSNANPEAFDIAGKMVVKGINAWSVAEKLYESQPQNRLELLAMALATLSVSKRGDYASIVVTLDMYDKCRADAELTDGFINYPRSIRGVEVAIFFREINEGRFKVGFRSKGKVDVSALAAAFSGGGHHNAAGCTISGSLPEVKQVVFDLLEKSL, encoded by the coding sequence ATGATAAACAGGATTCTTGAAGAAGTAGCTGCTCACGGCTCTTTTTTGATTACCACCCACGAAAGCCCGGATGGGGACGCTGTCGGCTCCAGTCTCGCTCTTGCCAACTATCTTAAGGGGCAGGGGAAGGATGTGACGGTTTACCTCTGTGATCAGGTTCCGGATATTTACATGTTCCTCCCGTTGGCCGATACGGTGGTACATACACTTCCCGAGCGCGCCTTTGATATCTGTTTTGTTCTGGACGTGGGTGAATTTCGACGGGCGGGTAAAGAAATATCCAATTTCCGGGGTATCGGCAAATTCATCAATATTGATCATCATCCGGACTGTGAACAGTTTGGCGCTATTAATTATCTGGATTCGCAAGCGTGTGCCACAGGAGCGCTCATCTACCGTATCATCAAGGCGGCAGGGCATGATGTGGACTACGAAACCGCGCTCTGTATTTACACTGCAGTTATCACGGATACCGGTTCTTTCCGCTATTCCAATGCAAATCCTGAAGCATTTGACATTGCCGGCAAAATGGTCGTCAAAGGGATTAATGCTTGGTCCGTAGCGGAAAAACTGTATGAAAGCCAGCCGCAAAATCGCCTTGAGCTTCTTGCCATGGCACTTGCCACACTTTCGGTCTCAAAGCGCGGCGACTATGCTTCAATTGTCGTAACTCTCGATATGTACGACAAGTGTCGTGCCGATGCCGAATTGACCGATGGTTTCATCAATTACCCGCGATCGATCAGAGGTGTCGAGGTGGCAATATTTTTCCGTGAAATCAATGAAGGGCGGTTCAAGGTTGGTTTCCGGTCTAAGGGCAAAGTAGATGTGTCTGCACTGGCCGCGGCATTTTCCGGCGGTGGCCACCATAATGCCGCAGGATGTACCATATCCGGTTCTCTCCCTGAAGTTAAGCAAGTGGTATTTGACCTTTTGGAGAAATCACTTTAA
- the truB gene encoding tRNA pseudouridine(55) synthase TruB — MDGFIVVDKSAGMTSHDVVSAVRRIAGQKKVGHTGTLDPFATGVLPVALGEATKAIPFLDESIKEYRAVMKLGVATDTQDYTGKVLHESDWSHVTTSALNEICRMFVGKLSQVPPMFSALKQNGVPLYKLARQGAEVPRQPREIEIYSLVIEAVNLPEVAFTVRCSRGTYVRTLANDIGGKLGCGAHLLQLHRSLSGPFSINNAITLDDWARRMQDGRAGETLVSPFAALSHLKDFILTGKGAAKVANGVVPALEDFQVLSECELLRDELVRMSFGGTLLAVAKAGLPGDWKMLKNLKLSRVFNLDNSFT; from the coding sequence ATGGACGGTTTTATTGTTGTTGACAAGTCTGCGGGGATGACCTCCCATGACGTGGTGAGTGCTGTTCGCAGGATTGCCGGTCAGAAAAAAGTCGGTCATACCGGCACACTTGACCCCTTTGCCACCGGTGTGTTACCCGTTGCACTGGGTGAGGCTACAAAGGCAATTCCATTTCTGGACGAGTCCATTAAGGAATACCGAGCCGTTATGAAGCTTGGTGTTGCTACTGATACCCAGGATTATACGGGAAAGGTACTTCATGAGTCTGACTGGAGCCATGTAACAACCTCTGCTTTAAATGAGATCTGCCGCATGTTCGTCGGCAAGTTGAGCCAGGTGCCGCCGATGTTTTCGGCGTTGAAACAAAACGGGGTGCCTCTCTATAAGCTTGCCAGGCAAGGTGCCGAAGTGCCGCGCCAACCACGGGAAATAGAGATTTATTCTCTGGTTATTGAAGCTGTAAATCTGCCCGAAGTAGCCTTCACCGTCAGATGTTCTCGCGGTACCTATGTGCGGACATTGGCAAACGATATAGGTGGAAAGCTTGGTTGTGGCGCTCATCTGCTGCAATTGCACAGATCCTTGAGCGGCCCCTTCAGTATTAACAATGCGATTACCCTTGATGACTGGGCTAGGCGCATGCAGGACGGTAGGGCTGGTGAAACGCTGGTTTCCCCCTTTGCTGCGCTGTCACACCTGAAAGATTTTATCCTGACCGGTAAAGGCGCAGCAAAGGTGGCCAATGGCGTTGTCCCCGCTTTGGAGGATTTTCAGGTACTTTCGGAATGCGAACTTCTTCGGGACGAGCTCGTTCGAATGTCGTTTGGCGGAACTCTTCTCGCAGTAGCAAAAGCTGGTTTGCCGGGTGATTGGAAAATGCTGAAAAACCTCAAGCTTTCAAGGGTTTTTAACTTGGATAATTCCTTTACATAA
- the rpsO gene encoding 30S ribosomal protein S15 gives MLATDKKQEIISTYKLHDSDTGSPEVQIAILTERITYLTEHFKTHKKDHHSRRGLLKIVGQRRGLLDYLKKKDVERYRSIIEKLGIRR, from the coding sequence ATGCTGGCAACGGACAAAAAGCAGGAAATCATCAGTACATACAAGCTGCACGATAGTGATACCGGCTCTCCAGAGGTGCAGATAGCAATCCTTACTGAACGCATCACTTACCTGACAGAGCACTTCAAGACGCATAAAAAGGACCATCACAGTCGTCGTGGTCTATTGAAGATTGTTGGTCAGAGAAGGGGACTGCTCGATTATCTTAAGAAAAAAGATGTTGAAAGATACAGAAGCATTATTGAAAAACTCGGAATAAGAAGGTAA